The Arabidopsis thaliana chromosome 5, partial sequence genomic interval CTTTACTGCTACACCATTCTCGCCGGTATTCAGTCTCGTAGTTGATATTGTCGATTCCCTGAGAATCAATGTGTTTAGTTAGAGAttctatttatgttttaagtttGTAAGAGGGCTAAAGCCAtggcaagaaaaaaagaaaaagagatacaTACATTGTAATGGATAGTTTCATTTCTACCAAATAAAATGTTGGTCTTACGGATGCTTACCTTAATGGACTGTATAAGATCAGGAGTAGCATCAGAAAACTTGTAAGTCATAGGATGCCATCCACGACGTTCATTACTTTTCGAGGATGAAAGGTCCCAAGCTGAGTGTGTCAGTGATCTTCGTGTGAGTTCGCTATCTACACCCTTTTGCTGAAATTTGAAGAAGCATTACCAGATTTGATTAGTAATACTATTTATTTCTAAACAACAATTCACATGGTTGGATCAAACATTGATCTTACAGATAGCAATGTCTGAACATAGTGCTCATCAGGTATACAGTTGTGTTCCTTCCAACCTTCAGCTGGCTACACAATAAGATTACATTAGTACAACACATCGTGTCCTGGTCATCAAACTGTAAATGCCTGCCAGATTCTACAGAGTAAAACATGTAGAAATCGAATGGGCATGAGCTAACGGGCAAGGAGGAACTGTTAATAACTTAATACGGTGCGGTAGTTAAATATGTGACCAGAGAAAAGCAACTTACTACAGGACGATCTCGCCAAAACTCTGGAAGTGATTTTCTCTGCAAGAtcatatgcaaaaaaaaaaagtgagccAACAGTGAAGAGTCCACTAACAAAGCAACTCTCACAATAAGacactaaaatctaaaatcagTGGTTCTAACTTCTAAGTCTCTCTTGGCAGCTAAACCATCTTTCCTTTGAAAATTAAtgagttaaaacaaaaagcataTATCCCTCTTTACAGTATCACACTATAGAGGACAGCTCATAAGTTCAGTTACAGTATTACCAAACTTGCTAATGAAGTGAAGGTTTTAACAACTTACCCTGCAATGCTGCTGAAACATAGGAAAGACAGAGGTATCATTCACCACAATTTCTGCGTGTTTTCTATTCAGAACGACCCACTTAGAGAAGACAATGGGGTAAAGAAAACATAGCAGATAATATTGTCAGCTTAACTGCACACATTCAGAATGACAGAATTCGTAGTCATTCAGAAACACATTTTACACAACAAGTGATTTGGAACTTCACCTGTGATCCTTTTCTCCAGTTACGAACAGGAATAATGGGATTCATTCTAGGATTATAACGGCTATCTTTTGTATCTGCAAAGCTGCAatacagaaaaatatttagtaatTTGGTGTCAAAGTTGAAATATGGAGTTATGTAAATAAGCAGCACGGACCTATCAACGAAACTAGTTGGTGTTGACATGATGTAGTTATACGTGTAGCTGAAACTGTACAGAGGTATGCAGctgagaagaaaccaaaaaaactaaaaaattcgTTAAGCAAGTCATCAACTACAATCCAAACATGAAAAGGTATTAACAGAATCAATCTCACCtatcagaaagaaaaacaaagcgGTGATTAAATGAATCTCTAAGTGCATGTCTAAGCAATACACGTTCTGCTTCAATCATGGTTGATTCACCCCAATCTACCTGTaattagcaaataaatcataCGACTTATAAAAAACAATGCTGCTAATATCTAAATTGATACATTCTCATAGCAGCAACCTGTATACTGTCATTAAGTTGCCGATCCAAAAAGTACTTGGATCGCGTTGTAGCCTCGTTGAGAACAAATCCAGGTCTAGAATGAACATATATTGAGAACTTTCCATCCTCACCCTGCAGAAGCACATGTCATTATGGACCAAGCTCAAATACGAGAGTCAGTGTTTCTGATCCCAAttagaggaggaggaggaagagaagagtatATACCTTAAAGAAAGCATCCCAGACAAACTCGAGAGGGAGTCGATTCCGGGCAATGAAGAGGAAGGCAATCTGTGGTCTCTGATCTAGACGAGGCTTTTTAAGCGAATCGAGAGACGCAGAGATTCGATTGAAACGAGCTTGTATAGATGCGAAACGAGCTTGTATAAATACGAAAGTCCCAAAGCAGAAAGCGAACATCAACGTGGCGTATACCTTCCTCTTCCATCTGTACAGTAACTTCTGCTGAgacaccttcttcttcattttggaTCCACACAGAAAATCGCGCTCAAGTCAATTTTCCCGCCATTCGTCTCCGGTACACGCAGCTTCGAGTCTCTTTATTTCTATCGGTCGCGCGTCTCTGGTGAAACTAGAGCTGTTTCGAGGCAATTCAACTCTCGATCTCTGGAGACGAACCAGATCGAACAtggaagaatcttcttcaaaatcaGTGGAAGATTTACCGGTTGATTGAAGAGAACTCCAAGGAAGATGGCGTCGAACGCAAGGGAGAGTAATTACCGGAAAGGTTTGGTGATCGGGAAGACAAATCAcgtggaagaagatgagcttTCAGCTTTCACAGAGGAGACTTGGAGAGTGAGAAAGAAATAGAGGTGCTGGTGAGTGTGTAAAATCAATGAGTAGAGCTGGTGAAGTGGGCCTCTCTCtctgattttttcttaaagcGAACACTTCCCACTGGGATATTTTAAGCCCGGTCCAATTCTTACCCagcaaattattattttattcttttcgttaactatttttttaacagaattcaaaatttacaGAAAACTGGTTCGTGAAATAAATATCACAGTAGTgtgaaataataaacaaacacgTGAGGGCATCTTTGGAACACTTCCTAGTACCTCTTTGACGTTCCAACTAGTACAAAACTCGCCTTTGTACTACTGTCAGAGAAGTacaatgttgatttttttgtaaatcagTTTCGCAGTACACAATTCTgtaggttttttttattgtactAAAGAAAACGTATATGAATGCAACAAATCGTTGGCCcgtttgttgtgttgtgttgtgtactACAATTTGTGTGGTAA includes:
- a CDS encoding Core-2/I-branching beta-1,6-N-acetylglucosaminyltransferase family protein, translated to MKKKVSQQKLLYRWKRKVYATLMFAFCFGTFVFIQARFASIQARFNRISASLDSLKKPRLDQRPQIAFLFIARNRLPLEFVWDAFFKGEDGKFSIYVHSRPGFVLNEATTRSKYFLDRQLNDSIQVDWGESTMIEAERVLLRHALRDSFNHRFVFLSDSCIPLYSFSYTYNYIMSTPTSFVDSFADTKDSRYNPRMNPIIPVRNWRKGSQRKSLPEFWRDRPVPAEGWKEHNCIPDEHYVQTLLSQKGVDSELTRRSLTHSAWDLSSSKSNERRGWHPMTYKFSDATPDLIQSIKGIDNINYETEYRREWCSSKGKPSPCFLFARKFTRPAALRLLREVNFSFTIIA
- a CDS encoding Core-2/I-branching beta-1,6-N-acetylglucosaminyltransferase family protein yields the protein MKKKVSQQKLLYRWKRKVYATLMFAFCFGTFVFIQARFASIQARFNRISASLDSLKKPRLDQRPQIAFLFIARNRLPLEFVWDAFFKGEDGKFSIYVHSRPGFVLNEATTRSKYFLDRQLNDSIQVDWGESTMIEAERVLLRHALRDSFNHRFVFLSDSCIPLYSFSYTYNYIMSTPTSFVDSFADTKDSRYNPRMNPIIPVRNWRKGSQWVVLNRKHAEIVVNDTSVFPMFQQHCRRKSLPEFWRDRPVPAEGWKEHNCIPDEHYVQTLLSQKGVDSELTRRSLTHSAWDLSSSKSNERRGWHPMTYKFSDATPDLIQSIKGIDNINYETEYRREWCSSKGKPSPCFLFARKFTRPAALRLLREVNFSFTIIA
- a CDS encoding Core-2/I-branching beta-1,6-N-acetylglucosaminyltransferase family protein (Core-2/I-branching beta-1,6-N-acetylglucosaminyltransferase family protein; CONTAINS InterPro DOMAIN/s: Core-2/I-Branching enzyme (InterPro:IPR021141); BEST Arabidopsis thaliana protein match is: Core-2/I-branching beta-1,6-N-acetylglucosaminyltransferase family protein (TAIR:AT1G11940.1); Has 574 Blast hits to 572 proteins in 18 species: Archae - 0; Bacteria - 0; Metazoa - 0; Fungi - 0; Plants - 548; Viruses - 0; Other Eukaryotes - 26 (source: NCBI BLink).), encoding MKKKVSQQKLLYRWKRKVYATLMFAFCFGTFVFIQARFASIQARFNRISASLDSLKKPRLDQRPQIAFLFIARNRLPLEFVWDAFFKGEDGKFSIYVHSRPGFVLNEATTRSKYFLDRQLNDSIQVDWGESTMIEAERVLLRHALRDSFNHRFVFLSDSCIPLYSFSYTYNYIMSTPTSFVDSFADTKDSRYNPRMNPIIPVRNWRKGSQWVVLNRKHAEIVVNDTSVFPMFQQHCRRKSLPEFWRDRPVPAEGWKEHNCIPDEHYVQTLLSQKGVDSELTRRSLTHSAWDLSSSKSNERRGWHPMTYKFSDATPDLIQSIKGIDNINYETEYRREWCSSKGKPSPCFLFARKFTRPAALRLLRETILLEGKEHDNK
- a CDS encoding Core-2/I-branching beta-1,6-N-acetylglucosaminyltransferase family protein (Core-2/I-branching beta-1,6-N-acetylglucosaminyltransferase family protein; CONTAINS InterPro DOMAIN/s: Core-2/I-Branching enzyme (InterPro:IPR021141); BEST Arabidopsis thaliana protein match is: Core-2/I-branching beta-1,6-N-acetylglucosaminyltransferase family protein (TAIR:AT1G11940.1); Has 576 Blast hits to 576 proteins in 20 species: Archae - 0; Bacteria - 4; Metazoa - 0; Fungi - 0; Plants - 546; Viruses - 0; Other Eukaryotes - 26 (source: NCBI BLink).), which encodes MKKKVSQQKLLYRWKRKVYATLMFAFCFGTFVFIQARFASIQARFNRISASLDSLKKPRLDQRPQIAFLFIARNRLPLEFVWDAFFKGEDGKFSIYVHSRPGFVLNEATTRSKYFLDRQLNDSIQVDWGESTMIEAERVLLRHALRDSFNHRFVFLSDSCIPLYSFSYTYNYIMSTPTSFVDSFADTKDSRYNPRMNPIIPVRNWRKGSQWVVLNRKHAEIVVNDTSVFPMFQQHCRPAEGWKEHNCIPDEHYVQTLLSQKGVDSELTRRSLTHSAWDLSSSKSNERRGWHPMTYKFSDATPDLIQSIKVSIRKTNILFGRNETIHYNVCISFSFFLAMALALLQT
- a CDS encoding uncharacterized protein (unknown protein; Has 2 Blast hits to 2 proteins in 1 species: Archae - 0; Bacteria - 0; Metazoa - 0; Fungi - 0; Plants - 2; Viruses - 0; Other Eukaryotes - 0 (source: NCBI BLink).), with translation MASNARESNYRKGLVIGKTNHVEEDELSAFTEETWRVRKK